From a single Glycine soja cultivar W05 chromosome 19, ASM419377v2, whole genome shotgun sequence genomic region:
- the LOC114399207 gene encoding IQ domain-containing protein IQM3-like — protein MSPTSYSHLFLSMEVQTHSLSPTFHFHLLSQSTTDTNQPSLGHATAALKLQKVYRSYRTRRRLADSAVVAEELWWQAIDYVRLNHSTISFFNLPETAASRWSRVKLNAAKVGKGLSKDAKAQKLAFQHWIEAIDPRHRYGHNLQYYYKEWCKTDAGQPFFYWLDLGNGKNLDLEQCSRSKLQKQCIKYLGPQEREQFEYTVRAGKIINKQYGDLLHTNEDSEDAKWIFVMSTSKKLYAGKKKKGLFHHSSFLAGGATLAAGRLVAENGILKSISAYSGHYRPTDDTLDGFLSYLKENGVKLDEVELHKANEDSDMYEDNNLSRAATSEVSNDAKMYVPEISEGASNTSSSVEEDPLPESVTYTRTLSGGLQSPRAVVPKTAILQRINSKKASKSYQLGHQLSLKWSTGAGPRIGCVADYPIELRTQALEMLNLSPKFPPTPSSYVRIGGLVLPSPYPSPSNIDGTLC, from the exons ATGTCACCTACTAGCTATAGTCATTTATTTTTGTCCATGGAAGTTCAAACTCACTCCCTCTCCCCCACCTTTCATTTCCACCTTCTCTCCCAATCCACCACCGACACCAACCAACCTTCTCTCGGCCATGCCACCGCCGCCCTCAAGCTGCAAAAGGTCTACCGGAGTTACCGTACCCGCCGCAGGTTGGCCGACTCCGCCGTTGTCGCCGAGGAGCTATG GTGGCAAGCCATAGACTATGTAAGACTAAACCACAGCACCATCTCGTTCTTTAATTTGCCGGAAACTGCTGCGTCACGCTGGAGTCGGGTTAAATTGAACGCTGCCAAG GTGGGTAAAGGTTTGTCCAAGGACGCCAAAGCACAAAAGTTGGCTTTCCAGCATTGGATAGAAGCT ATTGATCCCAGACATCGCTATGGGCATAACTTGCAATACTACTACAAAGAATGGTGTAAAACAGATGCTGGCCAGCCgtttttttattg GTTGGATTTAGGAAATGGGaagaatcttgatcttgaacaaTGCTCTCGATCAAAGCTTCAAAAACAATGCATCAAGTATCTGGGACCT cAAGAGAGAGAACAGTTTGAATACACTGTACGCGCGGGTAAAATTATCAACAAGCAATATGGAGATTTACTTCATACAAATGAAGACTCTGAAGATGCAAAATGGATATTTGTAATGAGCACCTCTAAGAAACTTTATGCTGGCAAG AAAAAGAAGGGATTATTTCATCATTCTAGTTTTTTGGCTGGAGGAGCTACATTAGCTGCTGGAAGGCTGGTGGCCGAGAATGGAATTCTTAAG TCCATCTCTGCTTATAGTGGACACTACCGGCCAACAGATGACACTCTTGACGGTTTCTTATCATATCTCAAGGAAAATGGTGTCAAGCTTGATGAAGTTGAG TTGCACAAGGCAAATGAAGACTCTGATATGTATGAGGACAACAATCTTAGTAGAGCAGCAACATCTGAAGTGTCAAACGATGCTAAAATGTATGTGCCTGAAATATCTGAGGGAGCTTCCAATACTTCATCCTCAGTTGAGGAGGATCCTCTACCTGAATCTGTTACTTATACAAGGACTTTATCAGGTGGTCTTCAGAGTCCGAGAGCTGTGGTGCCCAAGACTGCAATATTGCAAAGAATCAATTCCAAGAAGGCTTCGAAGTCTTACCAATTAGGACACCAACTTTCGCTTAAATGGTCAACAGGAGCTGGACCTAGAATTGGGTGTGTTGCTGATTACCCTATAGAGCTTAGAACACAGGCCTTGGAGATGCTTAACCTTTCTCCCAAATTTCCCCCTACCCCTTCTTCATACGTGCGAATTGGTGGCCTTGTATTGCCTTCACCTTATCCATCCCCTAGTAACATTGATGGGACTTTGTGTTAA